One region of Mucilaginibacter sp. 14171R-50 genomic DNA includes:
- a CDS encoding MarR family winged helix-turn-helix transcriptional regulator, whose amino-acid sequence MNLYQSLGYLVLGSRLRRMSETFLGEINRIYQNEGIEFDASWFPVFYLLSKNDSLSIKELSEQTEVSHPAASQLITNLKNRKLVETTVCADDGRRQLVQFTDKGRSLLKQILPIWDAIGTSMQELADGDAISAQILPAISALEDTFRKFNLAGKVGEKLNLIPDEKI is encoded by the coding sequence ATGAATTTGTATCAAAGTTTAGGATACCTGGTTTTGGGGAGTCGCTTGAGGCGAATGAGCGAAACCTTTCTTGGCGAGATAAACCGCATTTACCAGAATGAGGGCATTGAGTTTGACGCCAGTTGGTTCCCGGTATTCTACCTGCTCTCTAAAAACGATTCGCTTTCAATAAAAGAACTAAGCGAACAAACGGAAGTATCGCACCCTGCAGCCAGCCAGTTGATAACCAACCTAAAAAACCGCAAACTGGTAGAAACTACGGTTTGCGCCGATGATGGCCGCAGGCAACTGGTGCAGTTTACAGATAAGGGGCGTAGCCTGCTGAAACAAATACTACCGATATGGGATGCCATAGGCACAAGTATGCAGGAACTCGCTGATGGCGATGCGATCAGCGCCCAGATATTACCGGCCATATCGGCATTGGAAGACACTTTCCGCAAATTTAATCTTGCCGGTAAGGTTGGCGAAAAACTAAACCTGATACCTGATGAAAAAATTTAA
- a CDS encoding SRPBCC domain-containing protein → MKEQYSISINAPRKKVWETLWGETTYTQWTAPFCEGSKAVTDWQEGSKVLFTDREDRGMIAVIARCIPYEYMSFKMLGELVNGIEDFTSENARKIAGAFENYTLTPEGDKTLLVINLTGMNMDKGIMDYLAAAWPKALEALKLIAEE, encoded by the coding sequence ATGAAAGAGCAATATAGCATCAGCATTAATGCGCCGCGAAAAAAGGTTTGGGAAACACTTTGGGGCGAAACCACTTACACGCAATGGACAGCCCCTTTTTGCGAGGGATCTAAAGCTGTTACCGATTGGCAGGAGGGCAGCAAAGTATTATTTACCGACCGTGAGGACCGGGGTATGATAGCCGTTATAGCCCGCTGTATCCCTTATGAATATATGTCGTTCAAAATGCTGGGCGAACTGGTAAATGGCATCGAAGATTTTACCAGCGAAAACGCCAGAAAGATTGCCGGCGCTTTTGAAAACTACACCTTAACCCCCGAAGGCGATAAAACCTTACTGGTAATTAACCTGACCGGGATGAACATGGACAAGGGCATTATGGATTATTTGGCTGCGGCCTGGCCAAAAGCGTTGGAGGCTTTGAAACTGATTGCAGAAGAATAG
- the ftcD gene encoding glutamate formimidoyltransferase, with translation MNQLIECVPNFSEGVNLAIIKQITDEVESVEGVRLLNVDPGKATNRTVVTFVGEPQQVVQAAFLAIKKAGELIDMSRHKGEHPRMGATDVCPLIPIANITMEETAGYAKQLAKRVGEELAIPVYLYQHAQADKTRDNLSVIRAGEYEGFFKKIKEPKWKPDYGPAEMDTKRGATVIGARDFLIAYNINLNTTSTRRANAIAFDVREAGRVMREGDPVTGKIITDENGKLRSIPGTLKSVKAIGWYIEEYGVAQISMNLTNIEVTPIHVAFDEVCRKAADRGIRVTGSELVGLIPLKAMLDAGKYFLRKQQRSVGVSEKELIKIAIKSMGLDELGPFNPDERIIEYLLKDAAAGKLVSMTLSDFADETASESPAPGGGSISAYMGALGASLATMVANLSSHKKGWDSRWEEFSSRAEQGQKFKDQLLGLVDEDTAAFNKIMEAFGLPKGNEEEKAARDQAIQDATRYAIEIPFKVMQTSFESLTLIKAMVETGNPNSITDAGVAALCARSAVMGAFMNVKINASGYKDGAFVEDILTRGEDIEQKTIAAEAEIIALVNSKIKL, from the coding sequence ATGAACCAATTAATTGAATGCGTACCAAATTTTAGCGAAGGTGTAAACCTGGCAATCATTAAACAAATAACCGACGAGGTAGAATCTGTGGAAGGCGTACGCCTGCTGAATGTTGACCCGGGAAAGGCAACCAATCGTACGGTGGTAACTTTTGTAGGCGAGCCGCAACAGGTAGTACAGGCAGCCTTTCTGGCCATAAAAAAGGCCGGCGAACTCATAGATATGAGCAGGCACAAGGGCGAGCATCCGCGCATGGGCGCTACCGATGTTTGCCCGTTGATACCCATCGCCAATATCACGATGGAAGAAACCGCCGGATACGCAAAACAACTGGCAAAGCGTGTGGGCGAGGAGTTAGCTATACCGGTGTATTTGTACCAGCATGCGCAGGCTGATAAAACCCGCGATAACCTGTCGGTGATCAGGGCAGGTGAGTACGAAGGCTTTTTCAAAAAGATAAAAGAACCAAAATGGAAACCCGACTATGGTCCGGCAGAGATGGACACTAAACGGGGTGCTACCGTTATCGGCGCACGCGATTTTCTGATCGCTTATAACATCAACCTAAACACTACATCAACCCGCAGGGCAAATGCCATTGCTTTTGATGTGCGCGAGGCTGGCCGCGTAATGCGCGAGGGCGACCCGGTTACAGGCAAAATTATCACTGATGAGAACGGAAAACTAAGATCGATACCCGGTACTTTAAAAAGTGTAAAGGCCATTGGTTGGTATATCGAGGAATACGGCGTTGCCCAGATATCGATGAACCTGACGAATATTGAGGTTACACCGATACATGTGGCCTTTGACGAGGTTTGCAGGAAAGCGGCTGATCGTGGTATCCGGGTAACGGGCAGCGAATTGGTTGGCCTGATACCGCTCAAAGCCATGCTGGATGCAGGGAAATATTTCCTGCGGAAACAACAACGCTCTGTCGGGGTGAGCGAGAAAGAGCTGATCAAGATAGCCATTAAATCGATGGGACTGGACGAGCTTGGGCCGTTTAACCCCGATGAGCGTATCATCGAATACCTGCTCAAAGATGCCGCCGCGGGCAAACTGGTAAGCATGACCCTAAGCGATTTCGCCGACGAAACCGCGAGCGAAAGCCCGGCCCCTGGTGGCGGCTCGATATCGGCCTATATGGGCGCGTTGGGGGCGTCATTGGCTACGATGGTGGCTAACCTGTCGTCGCATAAAAAAGGATGGGACAGCCGTTGGGAAGAGTTTAGCAGCCGGGCGGAGCAGGGGCAGAAATTTAAAGACCAACTGCTGGGCCTGGTTGATGAAGACACTGCGGCTTTCAACAAAATTATGGAGGCCTTTGGCCTGCCGAAAGGAAACGAAGAGGAAAAGGCAGCCCGCGATCAAGCTATACAAGACGCTACCAGATACGCTATCGAAATCCCATTTAAGGTTATGCAAACGAGTTTTGAAAGCTTAACGCTGATAAAGGCGATGGTAGAAACAGGCAACCCGAATTCGATAACAGATGCGGGTGTGGCGGCGCTTTGTGCGCGGTCGGCAGTGATGGGTGCTTTCATGAATGTGAAGATCAACGCTTCGGGTTATAAGGACGGGGCTTTCGTAGAGGATATACTAACACGCGGCGAAGATATAGAACAAAAAACCATCGCCGCCGAGGCAGAGATTATTGCACTGGTAAATAGCAAAATAAAACTGTAG
- the nagB gene encoding glucosamine-6-phosphate deaminase yields the protein MARLNLLEETRYEKLPVTVYADQNAASVAVAKRIAGLIRKKEAAGQQAVLGLATGVTPIKVYAELVRLHQQEGLSFKNVITFNLDEYYPMKPDAVQSYVTFMNENLFDHVDIERANVHIPDGTLPADKVAAFCLEYERLIEELGGLDLQLLGIGRTGHIGFNEPGSAPNSGTRLVTLDDLTRRDASRDFGGKQNVPAKAITMGVGTIFKAREIILMAWSAKKAPIVRKAVEGEISGEVPATFLQLSDNVEFVLDADAASDLTRFDTPWLVKDCAWDERLIKKAVIWLSQAVGKPILKLTEEDYNSNGMAQLAVERGPVYQINIDIFNRLQHTITGWPGGKPGADDSQRPERAEPARKRSVIFSPHPDDDVISMGGTFIRLVDQGHDVHVAYQTSGNTAVWDDDVLRYMEFAIDFKHSIGEDTAQLQRIYDDMRAFIDKKLPNQVDTPEIRDVKGFIRKTEAISGARFAGLPDSNIHFQALPFYETGKTQKNSVGEEDIRLTMELLQKVKPQQVFTAGDFADPHGTHVVCFNIVMESLRRLRKTEAWVKDCWVWMYRGAWQEFPTHEIEMAVPLSPAEVLRKRNAIFKHQSQKDRPVFPGDDAREFWVRAEDRNRETAQNYDRLGMAEYAAMEAFVRYHF from the coding sequence ATGGCAAGATTAAATTTATTAGAAGAGACCCGTTACGAGAAACTGCCGGTAACGGTGTACGCTGACCAGAACGCGGCATCGGTAGCTGTTGCAAAACGCATTGCCGGTCTTATCCGTAAAAAAGAGGCTGCAGGGCAGCAGGCCGTGCTTGGCCTGGCAACGGGGGTCACCCCTATAAAAGTGTATGCCGAGTTGGTGAGGCTGCATCAGCAGGAAGGGCTTTCGTTTAAGAACGTTATCACCTTTAACCTGGATGAGTACTACCCCATGAAGCCCGATGCCGTGCAAAGCTACGTTACCTTCATGAACGAGAATTTGTTTGACCATGTGGATATTGAACGGGCTAACGTGCACATCCCCGACGGTACCCTCCCCGCAGATAAGGTGGCCGCTTTTTGCCTGGAATACGAAAGGCTGATCGAGGAGCTTGGCGGGCTGGACCTGCAGCTGCTGGGTATAGGCCGTACCGGCCACATCGGGTTCAATGAGCCGGGCTCGGCCCCAAACTCGGGCACCCGGCTGGTTACTCTGGATGACCTTACCCGCCGTGATGCCTCCCGCGATTTTGGCGGTAAGCAAAATGTGCCTGCCAAAGCCATCACCATGGGCGTGGGCACCATATTTAAGGCCCGGGAAATTATCCTGATGGCCTGGAGCGCCAAAAAAGCGCCCATTGTGCGTAAGGCGGTAGAGGGGGAGATCTCGGGCGAAGTGCCGGCCACCTTCCTGCAGTTATCAGATAATGTAGAATTTGTACTGGATGCGGATGCGGCATCAGACCTTACCCGGTTTGATACGCCCTGGCTGGTTAAGGATTGTGCCTGGGATGAGCGGCTGATCAAAAAAGCGGTGATCTGGCTGTCCCAGGCGGTAGGTAAACCTATACTAAAGCTTACTGAAGAAGATTATAACAGCAATGGTATGGCACAACTGGCTGTAGAGCGGGGCCCGGTATACCAGATCAACATTGATATATTTAACCGCCTGCAGCATACCATAACCGGCTGGCCGGGCGGTAAGCCGGGGGCCGACGACAGCCAGCGCCCTGAGCGTGCCGAGCCGGCCCGCAAGCGCTCTGTTATCTTTTCGCCGCATCCTGATGATGATGTGATATCCATGGGCGGTACCTTCATCCGCCTGGTCGATCAGGGCCACGATGTGCATGTGGCTTACCAAACATCGGGCAACACTGCTGTCTGGGATGATGATGTGCTGCGGTATATGGAGTTCGCTATTGATTTTAAACACAGTATAGGCGAGGATACCGCCCAGCTGCAGCGTATATATGATGACATGCGGGCGTTCATCGATAAAAAGTTACCTAACCAGGTGGATACTCCCGAGATCCGCGACGTTAAGGGCTTTATCCGCAAAACCGAGGCTATCTCGGGGGCGCGCTTCGCGGGCCTGCCCGACAGTAATATCCACTTTCAGGCGCTGCCTTTTTATGAAACCGGCAAAACGCAAAAAAATTCGGTTGGCGAGGAGGATATCAGGCTAACGATGGAACTGCTTCAAAAGGTGAAACCCCAGCAGGTGTTCACCGCCGGCGATTTTGCCGACCCGCACGGTACTCACGTGGTTTGCTTTAACATCGTGATGGAATCCTTACGACGCCTGCGTAAAACCGAAGCCTGGGTAAAGGATTGCTGGGTTTGGATGTACCGGGGCGCATGGCAGGAGTTCCCGACACATGAGATCGAAATGGCGGTGCCTTTGTCGCCCGCCGAGGTTTTGCGCAAGCGTAACGCCATCTTTAAACATCAGTCGCAAAAGGACAGGCCGGTTTTCCCCGGTGATGATGCACGCGAGTTTTGGGTACGGGCCGAGGACCGGAACCGCGAAACCGCACAGAACTATGACAGGCTCGGCATGGCTGAATATGCTGCTATGGAAGCTTTTGTCAGATATCACTTTTAA
- the hutI gene encoding imidazolonepropionase, whose amino-acid sequence MKKLIGPFTQILPLTGLPLKGMLKDEQLHIIPDGGVLVEGGLILAIGDFNELRKAAPSAQIEEITGQNVLLPGFIDCHTHICFAGNRAKDYAMRIAGKTYLEIAKAGGGIWDTVTQTRAADEASLVALLLQRANRHLAEGVTTIEVKSGYGLSLDEELKQLRAIKAASAQTKAKLIPTCLAAHMVPKDFIGSQAEYLQHVVNHLLPIIKQENLSNRVDIFIEQSAINTENALIYLNKAKQMGFDITVHADQFTTGGSAVAVQTDALSADHLEASGDHEIKLLADSDIVAVTLPGASMGLGMPYAPARKLLNAGACLAIASDWNPGSAPMGDLLMQAAVMSAAEKLSAAEVFAGLTFRAAAALKIEGGILAPGLPADMQAYPCADYREILYYQGKLKPGIVWAKGGSHV is encoded by the coding sequence ATGAAAAAACTAATAGGTCCGTTTACCCAGATACTCCCTTTAACAGGGCTGCCCTTAAAAGGCATGCTTAAGGATGAGCAATTGCACATTATCCCCGACGGAGGTGTGCTGGTGGAGGGTGGACTGATCTTAGCCATTGGTGACTTTAACGAATTGCGGAAAGCCGCCCCATCCGCGCAAATAGAAGAAATTACCGGGCAAAACGTTTTGCTGCCCGGGTTTATTGATTGCCATACGCATATCTGTTTCGCAGGAAACCGTGCTAAAGACTACGCCATGCGCATCGCGGGCAAAACCTACCTGGAGATTGCCAAAGCAGGCGGCGGCATCTGGGATACTGTTACCCAAACGCGGGCGGCGGATGAAGCTTCGTTGGTAGCGTTGCTGTTGCAAAGGGCTAACCGCCATCTGGCTGAGGGGGTAACCACCATTGAGGTAAAAAGCGGGTACGGATTAAGTTTGGATGAAGAGCTAAAACAGCTGCGTGCTATTAAAGCGGCATCAGCACAAACAAAGGCCAAACTGATACCTACCTGCCTTGCCGCGCACATGGTGCCGAAAGATTTTATAGGATCGCAAGCGGAGTATTTGCAGCACGTAGTGAATCACCTGTTGCCCATCATCAAGCAGGAAAACCTATCCAATCGCGTAGATATATTTATTGAACAAAGCGCCATTAATACAGAAAATGCTTTGATATATTTAAACAAAGCCAAACAAATGGGCTTTGATATTACCGTACATGCCGACCAGTTCACTACGGGCGGTAGCGCTGTTGCTGTACAGACAGACGCGCTTTCTGCCGATCACCTGGAAGCCAGCGGCGATCATGAAATTAAACTATTAGCTGACTCGGATATAGTTGCTGTTACGTTGCCCGGGGCGTCAATGGGGTTGGGTATGCCATACGCCCCCGCACGTAAATTATTAAACGCGGGTGCCTGCCTGGCTATTGCCAGCGACTGGAACCCAGGCTCGGCGCCAATGGGCGACCTGCTGATGCAAGCTGCGGTAATGAGCGCCGCCGAAAAGCTATCTGCTGCCGAAGTTTTTGCGGGTTTAACCTTCCGCGCCGCAGCAGCATTAAAAATCGAAGGTGGTATATTAGCGCCGGGCTTGCCTGCCGATATGCAGGCCTACCCATGTGCCGACTACCGCGAAATATTATATTACCAGGGAAAATTGAAGCCGGGGATCGTCTGGGCAAAAGGAGGGTCTCATGTCTAA
- the hutU gene encoding urocanate hydratase produces the protein MTSSEFINTYAKHPVYYAPVGDQLHAKSWQTEAPLRMLLNNLNGQVAENPDELVVYGGIGQAARNPESLRKIVELLLELDDDHSLLVQSGKPVGIIRSHPQAPRVLIANSNLVPAWATWEHFNKLRADGLMMYGQMTAGSWIYIGTQGILQGTYETFVEAGRQHFNGNLTGKLIVSAGIGGMGGAQPLAATMAGAVFLGADVDETRIQKRIDSKYIDRLTHSYDEAISWVQDAMAKGETLSVGLVSDAGDMLQRLIADGIVPDMVTDQTSAHDPLNGYVPNGLTLDKALDLRKADPEQYKRLSLKSMARHVGFMLELQKRGSVTFDYGNNLREFAKQGGEQNAYDFPGFTPAFIRPLFCEGKGPFRWVALSGDPEDIYTTDRALMEAFPENKPLINWLQKAQKQITFQGLPARICWLGMGEREKAGLIFNESVASGKVKAPIVIGRDHLDCGSVASPNRETESMKDGSDAVSDWPLLNLMANTSGGATWVSFHHGGGVGMGYSQHAGMVVVADGTERAATCLKRVLYNDPAMGIFRHADAGYDKAQDWADRFGLKVW, from the coding sequence ATGACCAGTTCGGAATTTATTAATACCTACGCCAAGCACCCGGTGTATTACGCGCCGGTTGGCGACCAACTGCACGCAAAAAGCTGGCAGACCGAAGCACCCCTGCGTATGCTGCTGAATAATCTTAACGGGCAGGTTGCCGAAAACCCGGACGAACTGGTGGTATACGGCGGCATTGGCCAGGCCGCCCGTAACCCCGAATCTTTAAGAAAAATAGTTGAGCTTTTGCTGGAATTAGACGACGACCATTCCTTATTGGTGCAATCGGGCAAACCGGTAGGGATCATCCGCAGCCATCCACAAGCGCCAAGGGTTTTGATAGCCAACAGCAACCTGGTACCCGCATGGGCCACCTGGGAGCATTTTAACAAGCTGCGTGCCGATGGCCTGATGATGTACGGACAGATGACTGCCGGCAGTTGGATATATATCGGTACGCAAGGTATTTTGCAAGGCACATACGAGACCTTTGTAGAGGCAGGTCGCCAACATTTTAATGGTAACTTAACTGGAAAACTGATCGTCAGTGCCGGTATTGGCGGTATGGGCGGCGCGCAGCCGCTGGCCGCAACAATGGCAGGCGCGGTATTTTTAGGGGCTGATGTAGATGAAACGCGTATTCAGAAACGTATCGATAGTAAGTATATCGACAGGCTGACACACTCATACGACGAAGCGATAAGTTGGGTGCAGGATGCCATGGCTAAAGGCGAAACACTATCGGTTGGTTTGGTTAGCGATGCCGGCGATATGCTGCAAAGATTGATCGCCGATGGCATTGTGCCCGATATGGTCACCGACCAAACCTCGGCTCATGACCCATTGAATGGTTATGTACCTAACGGTTTAACGCTTGATAAGGCCCTCGATCTGCGCAAGGCCGACCCTGAACAATACAAACGCTTGTCGCTTAAAAGTATGGCTCGGCATGTTGGTTTTATGCTGGAATTGCAGAAACGCGGTTCGGTAACATTTGATTATGGCAACAACCTGCGCGAATTTGCCAAACAGGGCGGCGAACAAAATGCGTACGATTTCCCCGGCTTTACCCCGGCATTTATCCGCCCTTTGTTTTGCGAGGGCAAAGGTCCGTTCAGGTGGGTAGCCCTCTCCGGCGACCCTGAAGATATTTATACAACCGATAGGGCCCTTATGGAGGCCTTCCCCGAAAATAAGCCCTTAATAAACTGGCTGCAGAAAGCGCAAAAGCAGATAACCTTCCAGGGCCTGCCAGCACGTATTTGTTGGCTGGGTATGGGCGAACGCGAAAAGGCGGGCCTGATATTCAACGAATCGGTGGCAAGCGGTAAGGTAAAAGCGCCGATCGTAATAGGTCGCGACCATCTGGACTGCGGCTCGGTAGCGTCGCCCAACCGCGAGACAGAGTCCATGAAGGATGGCTCGGACGCCGTATCCGACTGGCCGCTATTAAACCTGATGGCGAATACGTCAGGTGGCGCCACATGGGTATCGTTCCACCACGGTGGTGGGGTAGGGATGGGCTACTCGCAGCATGCGGGCATGGTGGTAGTTGCCGATGGCACCGAACGTGCTGCAACGTGCCTTAAACGTGTACTGTATAACGACCCTGCGATGGGTATCTTCCGTCATGCGGATGCCGGGTACGATAAAGCGCAGGATTGGGCCGATAGATTTGGGTTAAAGGTGTGGTAG
- the hutH gene encoding histidine ammonia-lyase → MKKFNYGIDHLTIGTCLDIAAGKVKGVVNTAAAGHINASWKEVEKIVHAHLPVYGINTGFGPLCDTRISEEDTSLLQSNILKSHSVGVGKPIPQEIAKLMMITKVHALAQGYSGIAPQTLERIIWHIDNDVIPVVPEKGSVGASGDLAPLSHLFLPLIGLGYVNAGDQKLPAGDVLKQYNLQPLTLGPKEGLALINGTQFILSFAIKAVERLNNILNNADLIGAMSLEGLMGSAKPFDARLHTIRPYKGTKLVAKRLAALLQDSAIGSSHIDCDRVQDPYSLRCMPQVHGASRNAWLHLKELTEIELNSVTDNPVIFNADDTISGGNFHGQPLALPLDYATVAAAELGNIADRRCYLMSEGRYGLPKLLTEHAGLNSGLMIPQYTTAALVTENKTLCFPASADSVPTSLGQEDHVSMGSVSGRKLHMVLDNIEYIQAVELLYASQALEFRRPLQSTPVIESLHQLVRQHVPFIKEDRIFADDINALHQLITSGQFQSVAMKAAQQHNINITDHDQFGIY, encoded by the coding sequence ATGAAAAAATTTAATTATGGTATTGATCACCTCACGATAGGTACTTGCCTGGATATTGCGGCAGGCAAGGTAAAAGGAGTAGTAAATACCGCCGCTGCCGGGCACATCAACGCTTCGTGGAAAGAAGTAGAGAAGATAGTGCACGCCCACCTCCCGGTATACGGCATCAATACCGGCTTTGGCCCGCTTTGCGATACCAGGATATCTGAAGAAGATACCAGCCTGCTGCAAAGTAATATCCTTAAGAGCCACAGCGTAGGTGTAGGCAAACCTATTCCGCAGGAAATTGCCAAGCTGATGATGATCACCAAGGTACATGCATTGGCGCAGGGATATTCGGGCATTGCCCCGCAAACTTTGGAAAGAATAATATGGCATATTGATAATGATGTGATCCCGGTTGTGCCGGAGAAAGGCTCGGTTGGCGCATCCGGCGACCTGGCGCCGCTATCGCATCTGTTTTTGCCGCTGATCGGTTTAGGATATGTGAACGCAGGCGATCAAAAGCTTCCAGCAGGAGATGTTCTGAAACAGTATAACTTACAGCCGTTAACATTAGGCCCTAAAGAAGGGCTTGCCCTTATCAACGGTACCCAATTCATTTTGTCCTTTGCTATTAAAGCCGTAGAACGCTTAAACAATATACTGAATAACGCCGACCTGATCGGTGCTATGTCGCTCGAAGGCCTTATGGGCTCAGCAAAGCCGTTTGATGCGAGGCTCCATACCATTCGCCCGTATAAGGGCACAAAGCTTGTGGCAAAACGATTGGCTGCGCTGCTGCAAGATTCGGCAATTGGCAGTTCACACATAGATTGCGATAGGGTGCAGGACCCATATTCGTTGCGCTGTATGCCGCAGGTGCATGGCGCATCGCGCAACGCCTGGCTGCATTTAAAAGAGCTTACCGAAATTGAACTCAACTCCGTTACAGATAACCCTGTTATTTTTAATGCCGATGATACCATCAGCGGAGGCAATTTTCACGGGCAGCCCCTGGCCTTGCCTTTAGATTATGCTACCGTTGCAGCTGCCGAACTGGGTAACATTGCCGACCGCCGCTGCTACCTGATGAGCGAAGGGCGCTATGGCTTGCCAAAATTACTGACCGAACACGCGGGATTAAATTCCGGCCTGATGATACCGCAATATACCACCGCGGCACTGGTTACCGAAAATAAAACCCTTTGTTTCCCGGCAAGCGCCGATAGTGTGCCTACCTCGCTGGGCCAGGAAGACCATGTTTCCATGGGCTCTGTCAGCGGGCGCAAACTGCACATGGTACTTGATAATATCGAGTATATACAGGCTGTAGAGTTACTGTATGCTTCGCAGGCTTTGGAGTTTCGCAGGCCTTTGCAAAGCACACCGGTGATAGAGAGCCTGCACCAGTTAGTTAGGCAGCATGTGCCTTTTATAAAAGAGGACAGAATATTTGCAGATGATATAAACGCCCTGCATCAATTAATTACAAGCGGCCAATTCCAGTCGGTAGCGATGAAAGCCGCCCAACAGCATAATATTAACATTACTGACCATGACCAGTTCGGAATTTATTAA
- a CDS encoding DUF4142 domain-containing protein, producing the protein MKNISKFLSVIAMGAALASCSGNGSKGTADTDSAAMYNSSSTDAAIDSNEKALKAQDSTEVLDDTKFAVMAANGGMMEVQLGKLALSKGSSPKVLEFAKMMVDDHSKANKELMGIAGTKTITLPAILDNKTQKDYDDMAKLNKAEFDKAYTDYMVKDHKEDIEEFQKEADKGKDAELKAFAAKTVPVLKHHLEMAQQANDAVKK; encoded by the coding sequence ATGAAAAACATATCAAAATTTCTTTCAGTGATAGCAATGGGTGCTGCCCTGGCATCCTGCAGCGGCAATGGCAGCAAAGGAACCGCCGATACCGATAGTGCAGCCATGTATAACAGCAGCAGTACCGATGCCGCCATCGATAGTAACGAAAAGGCGCTTAAAGCTCAAGACTCGACAGAGGTGCTTGATGATACCAAATTCGCGGTAATGGCAGCCAACGGCGGCATGATGGAAGTGCAGTTAGGGAAACTGGCGTTAAGCAAGGGCTCATCACCAAAAGTGCTTGAGTTTGCTAAAATGATGGTTGACGACCATTCGAAAGCCAACAAAGAACTGATGGGCATTGCCGGTACCAAAACCATTACCCTGCCGGCCATTTTGGATAACAAAACCCAGAAGGATTATGACGATATGGCCAAGCTTAACAAAGCGGAGTTTGATAAAGCTTATACAGATTATATGGTGAAAGACCATAAAGAAGACATTGAGGAATTTCAAAAAGAGGCTGACAAAGGCAAGGATGCCGAGTTAAAGGCATTTGCTGCAAAAACTGTCCCCGTTTTGAAACACCATTTAGAAATGGCACAACAGGCTAACGATGCGGTAAAGAAATAA
- a CDS encoding basic secretory protein-like protein, which translates to MKKLAVLLLTTLICGTGFAARIDTIKREGYTLIVSGNDEHFDDTIKQKLISTFFTVYPKIVKEYNKKSLKTVNFFIDTAYHGVAATDNGRVVFSVAYMTKHPNDIDVVTHEVMHIAQDYGDFDGPGWLTEGIADYVRNEHGVANPAANWKLPDYKPTQNYDNAYRVTARFLVWVETKVKKGTVKKLDSQMRDRTYTAASWNKLTGKSVDELWKDYSANPAI; encoded by the coding sequence ATGAAAAAATTAGCAGTACTACTATTAACAACGCTGATATGCGGCACAGGCTTTGCCGCGCGCATTGATACGATAAAAAGGGAGGGTTATACCCTGATCGTCTCGGGTAACGACGAACACTTTGATGATACCATTAAACAAAAGCTCATCAGCACTTTTTTTACCGTTTACCCAAAAATTGTTAAAGAGTATAACAAAAAGAGCCTGAAAACTGTAAACTTTTTTATAGATACGGCATACCATGGTGTTGCTGCTACCGATAACGGCCGCGTTGTTTTCAGCGTTGCTTACATGACCAAGCACCCTAATGATATTGATGTGGTTACCCACGAGGTAATGCACATTGCGCAGGATTATGGCGACTTTGACGGACCGGGCTGGCTAACCGAAGGTATTGCCGATTATGTGCGTAACGAGCACGGCGTAGCCAACCCGGCGGCTAACTGGAAACTGCCCGATTATAAGCCGACCCAAAATTATGACAACGCCTACCGCGTTACCGCGCGCTTTTTGGTTTGGGTTGAAACAAAAGTTAAAAAAGGAACGGTTAAAAAGCTGGACAGTCAAATGCGCGACCGCACTTACACCGCTGCCTCATGGAACAAATTGACGGGAAAAAGTGTAGATGAGCTCTGGAAAGATTATTCGGCAAACCCGGCTATATAA